From Bdellovibrionales bacterium, the proteins below share one genomic window:
- a CDS encoding 3'-5' exonuclease — protein sequence MMDLHSQRFLFIDCQTTATHPSQGELLELSWCMTSLKDRASSSVETHLIQLPEGKVIPRLVREMTGITEQEMSHAKPVLSVLETLKRQIQAESNVYAVAHYATFEKTFLEAAFKEHFPEEQVSLNFICTQKLSKMLFPRMTSYNMRAISGFFGPTLHLDNRASSHAEATVMIWQELVKELHKKDITSIPALEDLLKVKKTSAKKDKAKKAESFQYRMERDKRLKLPDEPGV from the coding sequence ATGATGGATCTCCATAGTCAGCGCTTTCTTTTTATTGACTGCCAAACGACAGCCACTCATCCGTCCCAGGGGGAGTTACTGGAGCTGTCGTGGTGCATGACTTCTCTCAAGGATCGAGCGTCGTCCTCGGTGGAAACCCATCTGATTCAACTCCCAGAGGGAAAGGTGATTCCTCGTTTAGTCCGAGAGATGACCGGAATCACAGAGCAGGAAATGTCCCATGCGAAGCCCGTGCTCTCTGTTTTAGAGACGTTAAAACGGCAAATTCAGGCGGAGTCCAACGTGTACGCCGTCGCTCACTATGCGACCTTCGAGAAAACTTTTCTTGAAGCTGCTTTTAAGGAGCACTTTCCGGAAGAGCAAGTCTCTTTAAATTTCATCTGCACACAAAAGTTAAGCAAAATGCTTTTTCCGCGAATGACCAGTTATAATATGAGGGCGATCAGTGGATTTTTTGGACCGACGTTGCATCTTGATAATCGAGCTTCATCCCATGCCGAGGCCACCGTCATGATCTGGCAGGAGCTTGTCAAAGAGCTGCACAAAAAAGACATTACCAGCATTCCGGCTCTGGAAGACCTGCTCAAAGTAAAAAAAACTTCGGCAAAAAAAGACAAAGCAAAGAAGGCCGAAAGTTTTCAGTACCGTATGGAACGAGACAAGCGCTTAAAACTTCCGGATGAACCTGGCGTT
- a CDS encoding ATP-dependent DNA helicase yields the protein MKKLALSITEFAIPSPLVGSIETYSGYGGLPDVGTQLHLEIQEERLREFPGFVPEKWISHEFGYDKYQITVGGRMDGFCEEPELWIEEIKTAYDVEKLHAKLVADADHPYRRQLLTYGYLYWMQTRKKANLRFCLVNSRNHSQEFMDLPLDIEEYEAWLDRRLKDVVDREKMFEAARKRRRKYADITFPFEQQRPGQRELIETIADHLKKESRMLIQAPTGLGKTMGVVLPTLQNSLLRGQKTIYLTAKNSQHSVAEDAIERIQETGTSIRALSLLAKRKMCFKEEVMCDPAYCEYAKDHYTKLDQHKVAEQLLKKRNLNERSLKAMAEKYEVCPFELQMESAAFADVVIGDYNYIFSPNNVRERLGKNGLGKSTSLPNLVIDEAHNLPARALGYFSVELNLREIEQIILKIENPSSDIVGGVQKLSTEARYFFDRIAEASGGRSPSVITLTADDAQSLRETVQKLLTSYLESDEPLQRDDPIVHIYNLIVQFVDILESYRDEFVIIYETLGEKPLVKIVCCDAAWWLKDVYKDFSSVVAFSATLKPFDYYQALLGLNAKDTVCAEFETPFPKENRKILVIPQVSTKLRDRAANVVKIKAAIGKIVSIRPGNYFVFFPSFDFLEKVSAQLQVPGFEIILQKRNMEKFEVEGVIQHLRDQVRPTIVMAVQGGVFSEGVDYPGESIIGAIIVGPALPAFNFEREQIREYYDKKFGAGFDYAYTFPAMARTIQSAGRVIRSSSDRGLIVLMDRRFLEDKFIGTMPKDWVEGHPQELASQRILDDLQAFWSDDGSP from the coding sequence ATGAAAAAGCTCGCGCTCAGTATCACCGAATTCGCCATCCCTAGCCCTCTTGTGGGGAGCATCGAAACCTACTCCGGTTACGGTGGGCTTCCGGATGTGGGCACACAACTTCATTTAGAGATTCAAGAGGAGCGCTTGCGGGAGTTCCCCGGTTTCGTTCCCGAGAAATGGATCAGTCATGAGTTTGGGTATGATAAATACCAGATCACCGTCGGTGGCCGAATGGATGGGTTTTGCGAAGAGCCCGAACTATGGATCGAAGAGATCAAGACCGCCTACGATGTTGAAAAACTTCACGCCAAACTGGTCGCCGATGCCGATCATCCCTATCGCCGTCAGCTGCTGACCTACGGATATCTCTACTGGATGCAGACGCGAAAAAAAGCAAATTTAAGATTTTGTCTGGTGAACTCGCGCAATCATTCCCAAGAATTCATGGATCTTCCCTTAGATATTGAGGAGTACGAGGCTTGGCTCGATCGTCGACTCAAGGATGTCGTGGATCGTGAAAAAATGTTTGAAGCCGCTCGGAAACGTCGTCGAAAATATGCCGATATTACATTTCCCTTTGAGCAGCAGCGTCCGGGTCAGCGGGAACTCATCGAAACCATTGCGGATCATCTCAAAAAAGAAAGTCGAATGTTGATTCAAGCGCCGACCGGGTTAGGTAAAACCATGGGTGTCGTCCTTCCTACTTTACAAAATTCTCTTTTGCGAGGGCAAAAGACCATCTATTTGACTGCGAAAAATAGTCAACACAGCGTTGCTGAGGATGCGATCGAGAGAATTCAAGAGACAGGAACTTCAATCCGCGCCTTGAGTTTGTTAGCTAAGCGCAAGATGTGTTTTAAAGAAGAAGTGATGTGTGATCCCGCTTATTGTGAATACGCGAAAGATCATTACACGAAGTTGGACCAGCACAAGGTCGCGGAGCAACTCCTCAAAAAAAGAAATCTGAACGAGCGATCCCTAAAAGCCATGGCCGAGAAGTACGAAGTCTGTCCCTTCGAGTTGCAAATGGAAAGTGCGGCTTTTGCCGACGTCGTTATTGGCGATTATAATTATATTTTCTCACCCAATAATGTTCGTGAACGCCTTGGTAAGAACGGATTAGGTAAAAGCACATCGCTTCCCAATTTGGTCATCGATGAGGCTCATAATCTTCCCGCGCGGGCATTGGGTTATTTTTCAGTAGAACTGAATTTGCGCGAGATCGAGCAGATTATTCTAAAAATCGAGAACCCCTCCTCGGACATTGTCGGTGGCGTGCAAAAGCTATCAACTGAGGCCAGATATTTTTTTGATCGCATCGCCGAAGCGAGTGGAGGGCGATCGCCCAGTGTGATTACCCTCACTGCCGACGACGCTCAATCTCTCCGTGAGACGGTCCAGAAGCTTTTAACCAGTTACTTGGAAAGCGATGAGCCGCTCCAGCGCGATGATCCTATCGTTCATATTTACAATTTAATTGTTCAGTTTGTAGATATTCTTGAAAGTTACCGTGATGAATTTGTTATTATTTACGAAACGTTGGGCGAAAAACCGTTAGTTAAAATTGTCTGTTGTGATGCCGCTTGGTGGTTAAAGGATGTTTACAAAGACTTTTCGAGTGTTGTCGCTTTTTCTGCAACATTGAAACCTTTCGACTATTATCAGGCTCTGTTGGGTCTCAACGCTAAGGACACGGTCTGTGCCGAATTCGAAACGCCATTTCCTAAAGAAAATCGCAAAATCCTGGTCATCCCTCAAGTTTCGACAAAGCTTCGAGATCGGGCGGCAAATGTGGTGAAGATCAAAGCGGCGATTGGCAAAATCGTCAGCATTCGCCCCGGAAATTACTTTGTATTTTTCCCAAGTTTTGATTTTTTAGAGAAAGTCTCTGCTCAACTCCAAGTCCCGGGGTTCGAAATTATTCTCCAAAAGCGCAACATGGAAAAATTCGAGGTGGAAGGAGTGATCCAACACCTGAGAGACCAAGTTCGTCCGACCATCGTGATGGCCGTACAGGGAGGAGTGTTCTCGGAGGGCGTAGATTATCCGGGAGAAAGTATCATCGGTGCAATTATCGTCGGCCCCGCGCTACCCGCATTTAATTTCGAAAGAGAACAGATTCGCGAATATTACGATAAAAAATTTGGAGCGGGTTTTGATTACGCATACACTTTTCCGGCAATGGCGCGAACCATACAGAGTGCCGGGAGAGTGATCCGCTCGTCCTCAGATCGCGGCCTCATCGTGTTAATGGATAGGCGTTTTCTCGAGGATAAATTTATCGGCACAATGCCAAAGGACTGGGTTGAGGGCCATCCCCAAGAATTGGCCTCTCAACGCATTCTCGATGATCTTCAAGCCTTTTGGAGCGATGATGGATCTCCATAG